A stretch of the Thermofilum adornatum genome encodes the following:
- a CDS encoding carbohydrate ABC transporter permease — translation MNFFVKNKSSLEYLAFLLLTLYPLTLNFVFGYFSMIFAFALSFFEWDILTPMRFVGVFNYYKLAQEVYKGINLLLTNTNLLYLQAPFTNGLKNILLYTLLVVPTQTVLALVLAVLANQKLRGSHFYRVAYFLPATTCPVIVSLIFIWLFMRDGFINYFVSALTGGYRPDWLNDPAYLLPAIAIVAIWGTSAHFSVTFLAGLQALPKEVYEAARIDGANWFNRFIHITIPLLKPLVTYVVVLGTIGALQMFDLAWVMAGQSGGAGGAGYTVALDIYNTAFIQLRYGYAAAKAVILFLIVFTLNYFVQEKLKYYRVS, via the coding sequence ATGAATTTTTTTGTTAAAAATAAGTCTTCATTGGAATACCTCGCATTTCTCTTACTAACCCTCTACCCCTTAACCTTAAACTTTGTTTTCGGCTACTTTTCCATGATCTTTGCTTTTGCTTTAAGCTTCTTTGAATGGGATATTCTGACACCTATGCGTTTCGTAGGTGTATTCAACTACTATAAGCTAGCCCAAGAGGTTTATAAAGGTATTAATCTTCTCCTTACAAATACCAACCTTTTATATCTTCAGGCCCCATTCACAAACGGCCTCAAAAATATACTACTCTACACCTTACTGGTAGTCCCTACACAGACTGTTCTAGCATTAGTCCTTGCAGTCTTAGCCAACCAAAAACTCCGGGGATCACACTTCTACAGGGTGGCATACTTTTTGCCAGCAACTACTTGCCCAGTTATTGTGTCTCTAATATTTATCTGGCTATTTATGAGGGACGGCTTTATCAATTACTTTGTATCGGCATTGACAGGTGGCTATAGGCCTGACTGGCTTAACGACCCCGCATATCTTTTGCCAGCAATAGCTATTGTAGCTATATGGGGTACAAGTGCACACTTTTCAGTGACTTTTCTCGCTGGACTACAAGCCCTCCCGAAGGAAGTTTATGAAGCTGCCAGGATTGACGGTGCAAACTGGTTTAACCGTTTCATCCATATAACTATTCCTCTATTAAAACCCCTGGTAACATACGTTGTAGTTTTGGGAACAATAGGTGCCCTTCAAATGTTTGACCTTGCATGGGTTATGGCTGGCCAAAGTGGTGGAGCCGGAGGAGCTGGCTACACTGTCGCGCTAGACATCTACAATACAGCATTTATACAGCTACGCTATGGTTATGCTGCTGCAAAGGCTGTGATTCTCTTCTTAATTGTTTTTACCCTAAATTATTTTGTCCAAGAGAAATTGAAATACTATAGGGTGAGTTAG